One part of the Sporocytophaga myxococcoides DSM 11118 genome encodes these proteins:
- a CDS encoding HupE/UreJ family protein, translating to MNQFSIYFQLGLEHISDFQGIDHIVFLMTLCAVYSVSEWKKVTILVTAFTIGHSLSLALSALHIVSANSQLVEFLIPVTILCTAVTNIFYASESIRNNTFRYLIVLLFGIIHGLGFSNFFSALMGSNQSITFPLFAFNIGLEVGQMLIVCAFFSLYFLLNRFKSFTHNKWKYLFSFTGAVIAIFLIYSRISLL from the coding sequence ATGAACCAATTTAGCATATATTTTCAGTTAGGTCTTGAGCATATTTCTGATTTTCAAGGTATAGATCATATTGTTTTTTTAATGACGCTTTGCGCCGTTTATTCTGTTTCTGAATGGAAGAAGGTAACAATTCTCGTTACTGCATTTACAATAGGTCATTCATTATCTTTGGCTCTTTCAGCTCTGCACATTGTCTCTGCTAACAGTCAGCTAGTTGAATTTTTAATTCCTGTGACGATTCTCTGTACTGCGGTTACTAATATTTTTTATGCTTCAGAGTCTATTAGAAATAATACATTCCGATACTTAATTGTTCTGCTTTTTGGAATTATTCATGGATTGGGGTTTTCAAACTTTTTTTCTGCATTGATGGGAAGCAATCAAAGCATCACGTTTCCGCTGTTTGCTTTTAACATTGGGCTGGAAGTGGGACAAATGCTGATTGTTTGTGCTTTCTTTTCTCTTTATTTTCTTCTCAATCGATTTAAATCTTTTACACATAATAAATGGAAATATCTATTTTCTTTCACAGGAGCAGTGATAGCAATATTTCTGATTTATAGCCGCATTAGTTTATTGTAA
- a CDS encoding T9SS type A sorting domain-containing protein → MKAVNYQDSGGGRCSGCATCTGSNGFTARLMRRTDGKAVIYLYHLNKVNPPCGDNYDTVVDGKTLYFEKGQWYKISQRVKVNSGVNKDGEVEMWINDQHAQIRLYSGALVDKLSRIQFVTNGDKVDALYFSTFHGGSTADWAPLVDSYIWFDDIVISTRLADVVEGSVTSNMQSNTSNDKLSISPVPVKQNEIVNLPGVMENSIVEWIDMKGNVVESCELHKEGIVIAPSINKGIYLLRYIRQNEVVVKRILVE, encoded by the coding sequence GTGAAGGCGGTAAATTACCAGGACTCTGGTGGAGGCCGTTGTAGTGGTTGTGCAACCTGCACTGGTAGCAATGGATTTACGGCAAGATTAATGAGGCGAACTGATGGTAAAGCTGTTATTTACCTATATCATTTGAATAAAGTTAATCCACCTTGCGGGGATAATTATGATACAGTTGTAGATGGAAAGACTTTATACTTTGAGAAAGGTCAATGGTATAAAATTTCTCAGAGGGTTAAAGTAAATAGTGGTGTTAATAAAGACGGTGAAGTAGAAATGTGGATTAATGATCAGCATGCACAGATAAGGCTTTATAGCGGTGCATTGGTAGACAAGCTTTCAAGGATACAGTTTGTAACTAATGGAGATAAAGTTGATGCCCTTTATTTTTCTACATTCCATGGTGGAAGTACTGCTGACTGGGCTCCGCTTGTTGATTCTTATATATGGTTCGATGATATTGTTATTTCAACCAGACTTGCCGATGTTGTTGAAGGTAGTGTTACCTCAAATATGCAATCTAATACCAGTAATGATAAATTGTCAATATCTCCAGTACCTGTAAAACAGAATGAGATAGTTAATTTACCGGGAGTGATGGAGAATTCCATCGTAGAATGGATTGATATGAAGGGAAATGTTGTTGAAAGCTGTGAGTTACACAAGGAAGGTATTGTCATTGCTCCCTCAATTAATAAAGGTATTTATCTTCTTAGGTATATCAGACAAAATGAGGTTGTTGTTAAACGAATTCTTGTAGAGTAA